A genomic segment from Pseudoduganella chitinolytica encodes:
- a CDS encoding flagellar FliJ family protein, translating to MSDLNLIRNLSTLVALRTTEVEKLQAVQAEKEATAERYRKNLERLHSLATNSGASGALPIALAANCGNYKQAVLAMADNHRLDLTMHEADMAVSQRALTAAFVKREVLGQVLEKKQAVVTTAKNVQERKVHDDLATQLWLRGQK from the coding sequence GTGAGCGACCTGAATTTGATCCGCAACCTGTCGACCCTGGTGGCCCTGCGCACGACCGAGGTGGAAAAGCTGCAGGCCGTGCAGGCCGAAAAAGAGGCCACGGCCGAGCGCTACCGCAAGAACCTGGAACGGCTGCACAGCCTGGCCACCAACAGCGGTGCCTCGGGCGCCCTGCCGATCGCGCTGGCGGCCAACTGCGGCAATTACAAGCAGGCCGTGCTGGCGATGGCGGACAACCACCGGCTCGACCTGACGATGCACGAGGCGGACATGGCGGTGTCGCAACGGGCCCTGACGGCCGCGTTCGTCAAGCGCGAGGTGCTGGGCCAGGTGCTGGAAAAGAAGCAGGCGGTCGTGACGACGGCGAAGAACGTGCAAGAACGCAAAGTGCATGACGACCTGGCTACACAACTGTGGCTGCGCGGCCAAAAATAA
- the fliI gene encoding flagellar protein export ATPase FliI — protein MIADALRKLELDAVPMATPTGRLVGAQGLLLEAVGCPMHTGQRCQIETIEGGWLDAQVVGFRDKVSYLMPFKKAIGLATGARVLPHADKVNLQIGNGWLGRMVNGLGEPIDGLGKLTGEHVLESQPPKVNPLRKKPVHEPLDVGVRAINSMLTLGKGQRVGLMAGSGVGKSVLLGLITRQTVADVVVVGLIGERSREVREFVDMSLGAEGLKKAVLVIAPADESPMMRVMATELCHSIAAHYRDQGKNVLLLVDSLTRYAMALREVALALGEPPATKGYPPSVFSNLPQLVESAGNGEHDDGSMSAIYTVLAEGDDQQDPIVDTARAILDGHIVLTRSLAERGHYPAIDVGQSISRCMNGIISKEHMLAARALKAAMAKHDRVRDLIPLGAYVPGADPVTDRAVQLHPHIEAFLCQGTKEDAPYTPCVEQLERLMK, from the coding sequence ATGATCGCTGACGCACTGCGCAAACTGGAGCTCGACGCCGTACCGATGGCGACCCCGACGGGCCGCCTGGTGGGTGCGCAGGGCTTGTTGCTGGAAGCGGTCGGCTGCCCCATGCACACGGGCCAGCGCTGCCAGATCGAGACGATCGAGGGCGGCTGGCTGGACGCGCAGGTGGTCGGTTTCCGCGACAAGGTGTCGTACCTGATGCCGTTCAAGAAAGCCATCGGCCTCGCGACCGGCGCACGCGTGCTGCCGCACGCGGACAAGGTCAATCTGCAGATCGGCAACGGCTGGCTGGGCCGCATGGTCAACGGCCTGGGCGAGCCCATCGACGGGCTGGGCAAGCTGACGGGCGAACACGTGCTGGAATCGCAGCCGCCCAAGGTCAATCCGCTGCGCAAGAAGCCCGTGCACGAGCCCCTGGACGTGGGCGTGCGCGCCATCAATTCGATGCTGACCCTGGGCAAGGGCCAGCGCGTGGGCCTGATGGCCGGCTCCGGCGTCGGCAAGTCCGTGCTGCTGGGCCTGATCACGCGGCAGACGGTGGCCGATGTCGTCGTGGTCGGCCTGATCGGCGAACGCTCGCGCGAGGTGCGCGAATTCGTCGACATGTCGCTGGGCGCGGAAGGGCTGAAAAAGGCCGTGCTGGTGATCGCGCCGGCCGACGAGTCGCCGATGATGCGCGTGATGGCCACGGAATTGTGCCACTCGATCGCGGCGCACTACCGCGACCAGGGCAAGAACGTGCTGCTGCTGGTGGATTCGCTGACGCGTTACGCGATGGCACTGCGCGAAGTCGCGCTGGCGCTGGGCGAGCCGCCCGCCACCAAAGGTTATCCGCCGTCGGTGTTCTCGAACCTGCCGCAGCTGGTGGAATCGGCCGGCAACGGCGAACACGACGACGGCTCGATGAGCGCCATCTACACGGTGCTGGCCGAGGGCGACGACCAGCAGGACCCCATCGTCGACACGGCGCGGGCGATCCTGGACGGCCACATCGTGCTGACGCGTTCGCTGGCCGAGCGAGGCCACTACCCCGCGATCGACGTGGGCCAGTCGATCAGCCGTTGCATGAACGGCATCATCAGCAAGGAACACATGCTGGCCGCGCGCGCCCTGAAGGCGGCGATGGCCAAGCACGACCGGGTGCGCGACCTGATTCCGCTGGGCGCCTACGTGCCGGGCGCCGATCCGGTGACGGACCGGGCGGTCCAGCTGCACCCCCATATCGAGGCGTTCCTGTGCCAGGGAACGAAGGAAGACGCACCGTACACGCCGTGCGTGGAGCAACTTGAAAGGCTGATGAAGTGA
- a CDS encoding flagellar hook-basal body complex protein FliE codes for MANEFAGMIQADLASLTNAANDLAQQAASIAPAAQFMDPSFSGGSAGSFAQAMQNAVSGVNAADQAASAKMADVDAGRSDDLVGAMMASQEASLSFSMLMQVRNKVMGAVDELIKLPL; via the coding sequence ATGGCAAACGAATTCGCCGGCATGATCCAAGCCGACCTGGCATCCCTGACCAACGCGGCCAACGACCTGGCCCAGCAAGCGGCCTCCATCGCGCCGGCCGCGCAGTTCATGGACCCATCCTTTTCCGGCGGTTCCGCCGGTTCCTTCGCGCAAGCAATGCAGAACGCCGTCTCCGGCGTGAATGCGGCCGACCAGGCCGCCAGCGCAAAAATGGCCGATGTCGACGCCGGCCGCAGTGACGACCTGGTCGGTGCCATGATGGCCAGCCAGGAAGCCAGCCTGTCTTTCTCGATGTTGATGCAGGTTCGCAACAAAGTAATGGGCGCTGTCGACGAGCTCATCAAGCTGCCGCTGTAA
- a CDS encoding FliM/FliN family flagellar motor switch protein, giving the protein MMNINANGTNDAMLEDVTEEMILDPVPGELADVPAPRAPRRDLPQMMRKIPVTLTLEVGSARISLQDLMSIGPDSVVELDVLAGEPLVIKVNGTAIGRAEVVVAGENYGLKVIDLDGLNLDMMTS; this is encoded by the coding sequence ATGATGAACATAAACGCTAACGGCACCAACGACGCGATGCTCGAAGACGTGACGGAAGAGATGATCCTCGACCCCGTGCCCGGCGAACTGGCCGATGTGCCGGCGCCGCGCGCACCGCGCCGCGACCTGCCGCAAATGATGCGCAAGATCCCCGTCACGCTGACCCTGGAGGTGGGCTCGGCCCGCATCTCGCTGCAGGACCTGATGAGTATCGGTCCCGACAGCGTCGTCGAGCTGGACGTGCTGGCCGGGGAGCCTCTCGTCATCAAGGTCAACGGCACGGCCATCGGCCGCGCCGAAGTGGTCGTGGCGGGCGAGAACTATGGCTTGAAGGTCATCGACCTGGACGGGTTGAACCTCGACATGATGACGTCATGA
- a CDS encoding flagellar basal body-associated FliL family protein yields MNKKMIIAFAAVALLCAGGAGGAVWYFAAPKADAEHVEEDGKQAKGDAKARKKKKEEKSDEEVEPLKYLTVDKVIVMLRRGEGENVSHYLSADLVVATPVKQEKEAKEHLPMLRSVAVRQLSGLSVDKARGMTIDQFAEELNKAYEETYEKDGRDQPFKEVMIGKLIIE; encoded by the coding sequence ATGAACAAGAAGATGATCATCGCCTTCGCGGCCGTGGCGCTGCTGTGCGCCGGCGGCGCCGGCGGGGCGGTATGGTATTTCGCGGCGCCGAAGGCCGATGCCGAGCACGTCGAGGAAGACGGCAAGCAGGCCAAGGGCGACGCCAAGGCTAGGAAGAAGAAAAAGGAAGAGAAGTCGGACGAGGAAGTGGAGCCGCTGAAGTACCTCACGGTGGACAAGGTCATCGTCATGCTGCGCCGCGGCGAGGGCGAGAACGTGTCGCACTACCTGTCGGCCGACCTCGTCGTGGCGACGCCCGTCAAGCAGGAAAAGGAAGCCAAGGAACACCTGCCGATGCTGCGCAGCGTCGCCGTGCGCCAGCTGTCCGGCCTGTCGGTGGACAAGGCGCGGGGCATGACGATCGACCAGTTTGCCGAAGAGCTGAACAAGGCCTACGAGGAGACCTACGAGAAGGATGGCCGCGACCAGCCCTTCAAGGAAGTCATGATCGGCAAGCTGATCATCGAGTGA
- the fliH gene encoding flagellar assembly protein FliH → MKQFRPYRFPPLSHHTPPAGQRGGGTATVDAAEWQASISEGYEQGQRDGYEIGLQRGQEDGYEAGREQGMAQGREEGRQETLVGFDQLARPVDAMLKSLKKLRSDYRAAQRKEVVDLVAKVARSVIRAELALQPVQIMALVDETLASMPPTREEIDVFLNPEELKRVTELDPKRAKRWNLIADARLEPGECRIRAGDSEVDAGCTQRLAAVMEQVDKQLQAADGGDDEDENDE, encoded by the coding sequence ATGAAGCAGTTCCGCCCTTACCGGTTCCCACCGCTGTCGCATCACACGCCGCCGGCGGGACAGCGCGGCGGCGGCACCGCAACGGTCGACGCCGCCGAGTGGCAGGCGTCGATCAGCGAGGGCTACGAGCAAGGGCAGCGCGACGGCTACGAGATCGGCCTGCAGCGCGGCCAGGAAGACGGCTACGAGGCCGGCCGCGAGCAGGGCATGGCGCAAGGTCGCGAGGAAGGCCGGCAGGAAACGCTGGTCGGCTTCGACCAGTTGGCCCGCCCCGTCGATGCCATGCTGAAAAGCCTGAAGAAACTGCGCAGCGACTACCGCGCGGCGCAGCGCAAGGAAGTGGTGGACCTGGTCGCCAAGGTGGCCCGCTCCGTGATCCGCGCCGAGCTGGCCTTGCAGCCGGTGCAGATCATGGCCCTCGTCGACGAGACGCTGGCCTCGATGCCGCCGACGCGCGAGGAAATCGACGTGTTCCTGAATCCCGAGGAACTCAAGCGCGTGACGGAGCTGGACCCGAAGCGCGCCAAGCGCTGGAACCTGATCGCCGACGCGCGGCTGGAACCGGGCGAGTGCCGCATCCGCGCTGGCGACAGCGAAGTCGATGCCGGCTGCACGCAGCGCCTGGCCGCGGTGATGGAACAGGTGGACAAACAATTGCAGGCCGCCGATGGCGGCGATGACGAAGACGAGAACGACGAATGA
- a CDS encoding FliM/FliN family flagellar motor switch protein has protein sequence MHRLPHFAAQLRDDLVAALRQGPVRRYWGNFMVEAVDFSRLDGSEARVRWQHYAAANGVLGFALERKVLLSVLNNRYGRGKESGPVVDEAAVKVTATEERLAVVLGQQLAAVVAQRIVANLPGADKPSTAEVHAVPGSYPPKGTWIVTMNVREGELEGRVWFALDKNLMTDVLRGVLPERDTGPKSQKQSGPLAQRLQVALNGRLVSKEVTLGALFDLRVGDVIPVSLHRADVMLEDSRLFTAAVTEHKGKLCLTSFEDVE, from the coding sequence GTGCACCGGCTGCCGCATTTCGCGGCGCAGCTGCGCGACGACCTCGTGGCGGCACTGCGCCAGGGGCCCGTGCGGCGCTACTGGGGCAACTTCATGGTGGAAGCGGTCGACTTCTCGCGCCTGGACGGCAGCGAGGCGCGGGTGCGCTGGCAGCACTATGCGGCCGCCAACGGTGTGCTGGGCTTTGCACTGGAACGTAAGGTGTTGCTGTCCGTGCTGAATAACCGTTATGGTCGTGGCAAGGAAAGCGGACCTGTCGTGGACGAAGCGGCCGTGAAAGTCACGGCGACGGAAGAGCGGTTGGCCGTTGTTTTAGGCCAACAACTGGCAGCCGTCGTGGCCCAGCGGATCGTGGCGAACCTGCCCGGCGCTGACAAACCGTCAACCGCCGAGGTGCACGCCGTGCCAGGTTCCTACCCGCCCAAGGGTACGTGGATCGTCACGATGAACGTGCGCGAAGGCGAGTTGGAAGGCAGGGTCTGGTTCGCGCTGGACAAGAATCTGATGACCGACGTGTTGCGTGGCGTGTTGCCGGAGCGCGACACCGGCCCGAAATCGCAGAAGCAGTCCGGTCCGCTGGCGCAGCGCCTGCAGGTGGCGCTGAACGGCAGGCTGGTGAGCAAGGAGGTCACGCTGGGCGCGCTGTTCGACCTGCGCGTCGGCGACGTGATCCCGGTCAGCCTGCACAGGGCCGATGTGATGCTCGAAGACTCGCGGCTGTTCACGGCCGCGGTGACCGAACACAAGGGAAAACTGTGCCTAACATCTTTTGAAGACGTCGAATAA
- a CDS encoding flagellar motor switch protein FliG yields the protein MNANINEMMPTEGANLTPVEQAAIVLLSIGEEQAAAVLRCLSREELLEVTQVMSRMSGIKVEAVKTAIQTFFDDYREQSGVHGASRSYLKRSLDLALGGDIANTVLNNIYGDELRPKMARLQWASPKWLADYIANEHVRMQAVFLAFLPPALAGQIIDGLPMEGRDLVLLSLARLDEIDRDLLVELDELVDRCLASFDMQSTSIEGVKQVAEILNRLPGNRAQVVELLRAHDPSIVAQIELSMYDFLILSTQTEAVLSRIIEEVPLEQWAIALKGAEQSIRDAVLKTMPKRQAQAFEDMMRRAGPVPMSRIEASRQEIMATVKALADSGEVEVQLFAETVVE from the coding sequence ATGAACGCCAACATCAACGAAATGATGCCCACCGAGGGCGCCAACCTGACTCCGGTCGAGCAGGCCGCCATCGTGCTGCTGTCGATCGGCGAGGAACAGGCCGCGGCCGTGCTGCGCTGCCTGTCCCGCGAGGAGCTGCTGGAAGTGACGCAAGTCATGTCGCGCATGAGCGGCATCAAGGTCGAGGCCGTCAAGACGGCGATCCAGACCTTCTTCGACGACTACCGCGAACAGTCCGGCGTACACGGCGCGTCGCGCTCCTACCTGAAGCGCTCGCTGGACCTGGCGCTGGGCGGCGACATCGCCAACACGGTGCTCAACAACATCTATGGCGACGAGCTGCGCCCCAAGATGGCGCGCCTGCAGTGGGCCTCGCCGAAGTGGCTGGCCGACTACATCGCCAACGAGCACGTGCGCATGCAGGCCGTGTTCCTGGCCTTCCTGCCGCCCGCGCTGGCCGGCCAGATCATCGACGGCCTGCCGATGGAAGGGCGCGACCTGGTGCTGCTGTCGCTGGCCCGCCTGGACGAGATCGACCGCGACCTGCTGGTCGAGCTGGACGAGCTGGTCGATCGCTGCCTGGCCTCCTTCGACATGCAGAGCACCAGCATCGAAGGCGTCAAGCAGGTGGCCGAGATCCTCAATCGCCTGCCGGGCAACCGTGCCCAGGTGGTTGAGCTGCTGCGCGCCCATGACCCGTCGATCGTCGCGCAGATCGAGCTGTCGATGTACGACTTCCTGATCCTGTCGACGCAGACCGAAGCCGTGCTGTCGCGCATCATCGAGGAAGTGCCGCTGGAGCAGTGGGCCATCGCGCTGAAAGGCGCCGAGCAGTCGATCCGCGACGCCGTGCTGAAGACGATGCCGAAACGCCAGGCGCAAGCCTTCGAGGACATGATGCGCCGCGCCGGCCCCGTGCCGATGTCGCGCATCGAGGCAAGCCGCCAGGAAATCATGGCGACCGTCAAGGCGCTGGCCGATTCCGGCGAAGTCGAAGTGCAGCTGTTTGCCGAGACGGTGGTCGAATGA
- a CDS encoding flagellar hook-length control protein FliK has translation MMMTFPSAPGGATPDTTLPGVTAAPGLPADGQADATGLPALFAQLLDVAAAAVPGLDMAGLEGAAAPAGDAAVATAEGDSAAVDTSAAPLAAMLPMMNFAVLAAVRPDAAAPTVAGTPATGTAAVAGNGLAALDGAAGQVRNLSLLAATSDQARQAAANAITATLLPAGGRTQAPAVTPVQGDDANAAGNGRAALPAGTGTGAVTAAPVTAVAQEAGLASDTNGRGTNGRGDDSGQNPSSFRSVMSAAAPAADGSTAAATVKLAGNPDQWQQPLRAALGDRLQLQLQRNNDHAVIRLEPPNLGSIEISIRHTAGALQVNLSASNSDVLRQLNTVSDNMRQDLSQRQFSDVAVTVSSSTNRGLADGGGGRQQGEREQQERGPGRALSEDDTPSSTFAMLTERE, from the coding sequence ATGATGATGACCTTTCCCTCCGCGCCGGGTGGCGCGACTCCCGACACGACGCTGCCGGGTGTAACCGCCGCACCGGGACTGCCCGCTGACGGCCAGGCCGACGCGACGGGCTTGCCCGCGCTGTTCGCGCAACTGCTGGACGTGGCCGCGGCCGCCGTGCCGGGCCTCGACATGGCCGGCCTGGAGGGCGCAGCCGCGCCCGCCGGCGACGCCGCGGTGGCAACGGCGGAAGGCGACAGCGCTGCCGTCGACACGAGCGCCGCGCCGCTGGCCGCGATGCTGCCGATGATGAACTTTGCCGTACTGGCTGCCGTCCGTCCGGATGCCGCCGCCCCGACGGTCGCCGGCACGCCGGCTACGGGCACTGCCGCCGTGGCCGGCAACGGCCTGGCGGCGCTGGATGGCGCCGCCGGCCAGGTGCGCAACCTGTCGCTGCTGGCCGCCACCTCGGACCAGGCGCGCCAGGCGGCCGCCAACGCCATCACGGCTACCCTGCTGCCGGCTGGCGGTCGCACGCAGGCGCCGGCCGTGACGCCGGTCCAGGGCGACGACGCCAATGCGGCCGGCAACGGCCGCGCTGCCCTGCCGGCCGGCACCGGCACGGGCGCCGTCACCGCGGCACCCGTCACGGCCGTGGCACAGGAAGCGGGCCTGGCCTCGGATACGAATGGCCGGGGCACGAATGGCCGCGGCGACGACAGCGGCCAGAACCCGTCGTCGTTCCGCAGCGTGATGTCGGCAGCGGCTCCGGCGGCGGACGGCAGCACTGCCGCCGCGACGGTGAAGCTGGCCGGCAATCCCGACCAGTGGCAGCAGCCGCTGCGCGCGGCGCTGGGCGACCGCCTGCAGCTGCAGCTGCAACGCAATAACGACCATGCGGTGATCCGCCTGGAACCGCCGAACCTGGGCAGCATCGAGATCTCGATCCGCCACACGGCCGGCGCCCTGCAGGTGAACCTGTCGGCCAGCAACAGCGACGTGCTGCGCCAGTTGAACACCGTCAGCGACAACATGCGCCAGGACCTGTCGCAGCGTCAGTTCAGCGACGTGGCGGTGACGGTATCGTCGTCCACCAACCGTGGCCTGGCCGACGGCGGCGGTGGCCGCCAGCAAGGGGAGCGCGAACAGCAGGAACGCGGCCCGGGCCGTGCGCTGTCCGAGGACGATACGCCCTCCTCCACCTTTGCCATGCTGACCGAGCGGGAGTAA
- the fliS gene encoding flagellar export chaperone FliS, giving the protein MMNHDAYSEYHSTNLDAQTARASPIELVLVLTDGLLEELARARGHVVGKRYELKATSLDKCTQIINGLSSSLDFDNGGEVVANLGRLYDYCAARLYRAGIDMDPAIIDEVVGLLSTIRQGWLGVQAKHG; this is encoded by the coding sequence ATGATGAATCACGACGCATACAGCGAATACCACTCGACCAACCTGGACGCGCAGACCGCGCGCGCCTCGCCGATCGAGCTGGTGCTGGTCCTGACCGACGGCCTGCTGGAAGAGCTGGCCCGTGCCCGCGGCCACGTCGTGGGCAAGCGCTACGAGCTCAAGGCGACCAGCCTGGACAAGTGCACGCAGATCATCAATGGCCTGTCCAGCTCGCTCGATTTCGACAATGGCGGCGAAGTCGTCGCCAACCTCGGCCGCCTGTACGACTACTGCGCCGCGCGCCTGTACCGGGCCGGCATCGACATGGACCCTGCCATCATCGACGAGGTCGTGGGCCTGTTGTCGACGATCCGCCAGGGCTGGCTTGGCGTGCAGGCCAAGCATGGATAG
- the fliF gene encoding flagellar basal-body MS-ring/collar protein FliF produces the protein MINTVKSAFGRWRGTSNGMPGVPPALMKNLYPLLLLAVGVTALVLMFLWKDQAGYKPVFGAREKVAAADMMSVLEAEQIPYRIHPDSGQVLVPDEMLGKVRMLLASKGVTAQLPAGLELMDKNDPLGVSQFVQDVRFRRGLEGELAQSIMTLEPIASARVHLSIAKSTSFVSSDGEKSSASVVVGLKPGRTLAPEHIAAVVNMVSGSVASLAPARVSLVDQAGNLLSSRVDLTDGFDATASGNESQKRIQEEIKGNIRGLLGPIMGEDNFKVSVTASVDNDKVEETVEKFGETPKVTSEAMRDEQDRNRMVMGVPGTLSNRPPQAADPAAPADAGADGAAAAPGAPGQLPDGTARKNATTRQYAYDRSIVQTKRARGRLEHQNVAVVLAQSAAMNPKTGFTAAELANIDKVLRNGLGINAERGDTLVVTAMNFPPKAAPVQWWEERDNIVDISGWASYALAALLGYFLVLRPLLRLLTNRLAPAGMTTAAPLALDTRSGTDRRTDAVALPAADAAAGTPAALGTSPAATVAGAPAAVEMSSSGMPVVPLLENYNLPPAGSPVDVMVDHLKVLAEKEPERVAEVVKQWMQKNGRAQ, from the coding sequence GTGATCAACACTGTAAAGTCCGCCTTCGGGCGCTGGCGTGGTACCTCCAATGGCATGCCGGGTGTGCCGCCTGCCCTGATGAAAAACCTGTATCCGCTGCTGCTGCTGGCAGTCGGCGTGACGGCCCTCGTCCTGATGTTCCTGTGGAAGGACCAGGCCGGCTACAAGCCAGTCTTCGGCGCCCGCGAGAAAGTCGCCGCGGCCGACATGATGTCCGTGCTGGAAGCGGAGCAGATTCCTTACCGCATCCACCCGGACAGCGGCCAGGTGCTCGTGCCCGATGAAATGCTGGGCAAGGTGCGCATGCTGCTGGCGTCCAAGGGCGTCACCGCGCAACTGCCGGCCGGCCTGGAGCTGATGGACAAGAACGATCCGCTGGGCGTGTCGCAGTTCGTGCAGGACGTGCGCTTCCGCCGCGGCCTGGAAGGCGAACTGGCACAGTCCATCATGACCCTGGAGCCGATCGCCTCGGCCCGCGTGCACCTGTCGATCGCCAAGTCGACGTCGTTCGTGTCGTCGGACGGTGAAAAGTCCTCCGCTTCCGTCGTCGTCGGCCTCAAGCCAGGCCGCACGCTGGCACCGGAGCATATCGCCGCCGTCGTCAACATGGTGTCGGGCAGCGTCGCCAGCCTGGCGCCGGCGCGCGTCAGCCTGGTCGACCAGGCCGGCAACCTGCTGTCCTCGCGCGTCGACCTGACGGATGGCTTCGACGCCACCGCCAGCGGCAACGAAAGCCAGAAGCGCATCCAGGAAGAGATCAAGGGCAACATCCGCGGCCTGCTGGGCCCGATCATGGGCGAAGACAACTTCAAGGTCAGCGTGACCGCGTCCGTGGACAACGACAAGGTCGAGGAAACGGTCGAGAAGTTCGGCGAGACGCCGAAGGTCACGAGCGAAGCGATGCGCGACGAGCAGGACCGCAACCGCATGGTGATGGGCGTGCCGGGCACGCTGTCGAACCGCCCGCCGCAAGCTGCCGATCCGGCCGCCCCTGCCGACGCCGGTGCCGACGGCGCCGCCGCCGCGCCAGGTGCACCGGGCCAGCTGCCCGACGGTACCGCACGCAAGAATGCAACCACGCGCCAGTATGCGTACGACCGCAGTATCGTACAAACCAAGCGCGCCCGCGGCCGCCTGGAACACCAGAACGTCGCCGTCGTCCTGGCGCAGTCCGCCGCGATGAACCCGAAGACGGGCTTCACCGCCGCCGAGCTGGCCAACATCGACAAGGTGCTGCGTAACGGCCTGGGCATCAATGCCGAGCGCGGCGACACGCTGGTCGTCACGGCGATGAATTTCCCGCCGAAGGCAGCCCCGGTGCAATGGTGGGAAGAGCGCGACAACATCGTCGACATCAGCGGCTGGGCCAGCTACGCACTTGCCGCGCTGCTGGGTTACTTCCTGGTCCTGCGTCCGCTGCTGCGCCTGCTGACGAACCGCCTGGCCCCTGCCGGCATGACGACCGCGGCACCGCTGGCACTGGATACCCGCAGCGGCACCGACCGCCGTACCGATGCCGTCGCCCTGCCCGCCGCCGACGCGGCAGCAGGTACCCCGGCCGCGCTGGGCACGTCGCCGGCAGCGACCGTGGCTGGCGCCCCTGCCGCCGTCGAGATGAGCTCGTCGGGCATGCCGGTGGTGCCGCTGCTGGAGAACTATAACCTGCCACCTGCCGGCTCGCCGGTGGACGTGATGGTCGATCACCTGAAGGTTCTGGCCGAGAAAGAGCCGGAGCGCGTTGCGGAAGTCGTGAAACAGTGGATGCAGAAGAATGGCCGAGCTCAATAA
- the fliD gene encoding flagellar filament capping protein FliD gives MATTAATYDPKSTATQLATAYIQDRQSILTSQNTTATSTEKALSSLNSALNTFEGVMSGLSLKKSVLATSATFSSTVGTASASTSATPGNYFFYVEQLATANQAAYENLSDTTPIAEAGTISVSVGSTSFPVDLATADKSGDGILSVKELAAAINIASGNTAKVTASTMTVNGVQQLVLTGTETGAANTVSIDTTALPAGALKDALDLPGNRKDLIVAQDAIVWLGDQGTGTPLQQASNTYNVIDGVSMTFTKAQTLGEKPVSLTVGTDSSGTQANLQGFVDGWNAMIKTLQGLTDSGDATKGDAAAVFHADAGVQALRTRMQAALRQQVGGVSLVNYGITAQRDGTLALDTTRLNKALAANPTGLDAVMGSSSLTTPSGVMGSLDKLMDQWTDTSTGQISKRRDNNTKLQSTILDRQARLDKQYESAYVRYLNQFTKLQTLQAQMSSNTSIFDALFGDKSN, from the coding sequence ATGGCAACGACCGCAGCAACCTACGATCCGAAAAGCACCGCGACCCAGCTGGCCACGGCCTATATCCAGGACCGCCAGTCGATCCTGACGTCGCAGAACACGACCGCCACGTCGACGGAAAAAGCCCTGTCGAGCCTGAACTCGGCGCTGAACACGTTCGAAGGCGTGATGTCCGGCCTGTCGCTGAAGAAATCGGTGCTGGCCACGTCGGCGACGTTCAGCTCGACGGTGGGCACCGCCTCGGCCAGCACGTCGGCCACGCCGGGCAACTACTTCTTCTACGTGGAACAGCTGGCCACGGCCAACCAGGCCGCCTACGAAAACCTGAGCGACACGACGCCGATCGCCGAAGCGGGCACGATTTCCGTGTCGGTGGGCTCGACCAGCTTCCCGGTCGACCTGGCCACGGCCGACAAGAGCGGCGACGGCATCCTGTCCGTCAAGGAACTGGCGGCGGCGATCAATATCGCTTCCGGCAACACGGCCAAGGTAACGGCCTCGACGATGACGGTCAACGGCGTCCAGCAACTGGTGTTGACGGGCACCGAGACGGGCGCGGCGAACACGGTGTCGATCGACACGACCGCCCTGCCCGCCGGCGCGCTGAAGGATGCACTGGACCTGCCGGGTAACCGCAAGGACCTGATCGTGGCGCAGGACGCCATCGTCTGGCTGGGCGACCAGGGCACCGGCACGCCGCTGCAGCAGGCGTCGAACACGTACAACGTCATCGACGGTGTGTCGATGACGTTCACCAAGGCCCAGACGCTGGGCGAGAAACCGGTCAGCCTGACGGTCGGCACGGATTCGTCCGGCACCCAGGCCAACCTGCAAGGCTTCGTGGACGGCTGGAACGCCATGATCAAGACGCTGCAGGGCCTGACGGACTCGGGCGACGCAACCAAGGGCGACGCCGCCGCCGTGTTCCACGCGGACGCAGGCGTGCAGGCGCTGCGCACCCGCATGCAGGCAGCGCTGCGCCAGCAGGTGGGCGGCGTCAGCCTGGTGAACTACGGCATCACGGCCCAGCGCGACGGCACGCTGGCCCTGGACACGACCCGCCTGAACAAGGCGCTGGCGGCGAATCCGACGGGCCTGGACGCCGTCATGGGCTCGTCCAGCCTGACGACGCCGTCCGGCGTGATGGGCAGCCTGGACAAGCTGATGGACCAGTGGACGGACACGTCGACGGGCCAGATCTCGAAGCGGCGCGACAACAACACGAAGCTGCAGAGCACGATCCTGGACCGCCAGGCCCGCCTGGACAAGCAGTACGAGTCGGCCTACGTGCGCTACCTGAACCAATTTACGAAGCTGCAGACGCTGCAGGCGCAGATGAGCAGCAATACCAGTATTTTCGACGCCCTGTTCGGCGATAAATCGAACTGA